A window from Chitinophaga filiformis encodes these proteins:
- a CDS encoding TPM domain-containing protein gives MMRKICWLWLVILLFTGWKVQGQDIPPRPNPPRLVNDLAGVLLGDEAETLERKLRAYYDSTSTQIAIVTMNTIGDYESSEVGLKILRDWGIGTKGKDNGILILAVIQDRKIRIETGYGMEGVVPDAIANRIIDEAIKPNFRQQHYYQGLDEATDKIIAAAAGEYKAAPGSGGGKGKGSNALFMIIFVIIIIILIMRNRGGGGGTTISRRGSGGWIGPVGGLGGFGGFGGFGGGGSSGGGWGGGGGGGFGGFGGGSGGGGGASGNW, from the coding sequence ATGATGAGGAAAATATGCTGGTTATGGCTGGTTATACTGTTGTTCACCGGATGGAAAGTACAGGGGCAGGATATTCCTCCCCGTCCTAATCCTCCACGGCTGGTAAACGACCTGGCAGGCGTATTGTTAGGCGATGAGGCAGAAACGCTGGAGCGCAAGCTCCGCGCCTACTACGATAGTACCTCCACCCAGATCGCGATCGTAACGATGAACACCATCGGCGACTACGAAAGCAGTGAAGTGGGTTTAAAGATCCTGCGCGACTGGGGCATCGGTACCAAAGGCAAAGACAATGGGATCCTGATACTGGCTGTCATCCAGGACAGGAAAATACGTATAGAGACCGGCTATGGCATGGAAGGCGTAGTGCCCGACGCTATTGCCAACCGTATCATAGACGAAGCGATTAAACCTAATTTCCGTCAGCAGCACTATTACCAGGGCTTAGACGAAGCAACTGACAAGATCATTGCAGCTGCCGCAGGAGAGTATAAAGCTGCTCCGGGCAGCGGCGGAGGCAAAGGAAAAGGCAGCAACGCCCTCTTTATGATCATCTTTGTTATCATCATCATTATTCTTATCATGAGGAATCGTGGTGGGGGTGGCGGCACTACCATCAGCAGAAGAGGTTCCGGTGGCTGGATAGGCCCTGTAGGGGGACTTGGAGGCTTCGGCGGCTTTGGCGGTTTCGGTGGTGGTGGCAGCTCCGGCGGAGGCTGGGGCGGCGGTGGTGGCGGAGGCTTTGGTGGCTTCGGCGGCGGCTCCGGAGGTGGAGGCGGCGCCAGTGGAAACTGGTAA
- a CDS encoding TPM domain-containing protein, whose product MSIFPFKKKELLTEAEKQQLVQAIRDSERLTSGEIRLYVESHCKYVNPMDRAQEVFLQLGMDKTKRSNGVILYIAMKDRQFAILGDRGIHEKVGGDFWVKEGELLISYFRKNDYVGGIEACIREIGESLCKYFPFEGDDENELPDDIVIGR is encoded by the coding sequence ATGAGCATATTCCCATTCAAAAAAAAGGAACTCCTCACAGAAGCTGAGAAACAACAACTGGTACAGGCTATACGCGATTCGGAAAGGCTTACCAGCGGAGAGATCAGGCTGTACGTGGAAAGCCATTGCAAGTATGTCAATCCCATGGACCGCGCTCAGGAGGTATTTCTGCAGCTGGGCATGGATAAGACTAAACGCAGTAACGGCGTTATCCTCTACATTGCCATGAAAGACCGCCAGTTTGCCATCCTGGGAGACCGGGGCATTCATGAGAAAGTAGGCGGCGACTTCTGGGTAAAGGAAGGCGAACTGCTGATCAGTTATTTCCGTAAGAATGACTACGTTGGCGGCATTGAAGCCTGTATCCGGGAAATAGGAGAATCGCTTTGCAAGTATTTTCCTTTTGAAGGGGATGACGAAAACGAATTACCCGACGACATCGTGATTGGAAGATAA
- a CDS encoding LemA family protein, which translates to MKKNTLVILIIIAVIVILGGCGVSKYNSIVGLDEAVKTSWGTVQSQYQRRSDLIPNLVATVKGAANFEQETLTKVVEARAKATSINVNPDDLTPEKMQQFQQAQGQLSTALGRLLMVTENYPTLQANQNFRDLQAQIEGTENRIAVARKDFNETARVYNSTIRTFPNNIVAGFGGFRQRPYFEAQAGAENAPKVQF; encoded by the coding sequence ATGAAAAAAAACACGCTTGTTATCTTAATTATTATAGCTGTCATCGTGATACTCGGCGGTTGTGGTGTTTCTAAATATAACAGTATCGTTGGCTTGGACGAAGCCGTAAAAACCTCCTGGGGTACCGTACAGAGCCAATACCAGCGCAGGTCAGACCTGATCCCGAATCTTGTTGCAACTGTAAAAGGCGCTGCCAACTTCGAGCAGGAAACATTGACCAAAGTAGTGGAAGCCCGTGCCAAAGCAACGTCCATCAACGTGAACCCGGACGACCTGACTCCTGAAAAAATGCAGCAGTTCCAGCAGGCACAGGGTCAGCTCAGCACTGCTCTTGGAAGATTACTGATGGTGACCGAAAACTACCCTACGCTGCAGGCTAACCAGAACTTCCGTGACCTGCAGGCGCAGATAGAAGGTACTGAAAACCGTATCGCTGTTGCCCGTAAAGATTTCAACGAAACAGCAAGAGTATATAACAGCACCATCCGTACTTTCCCGAACAATATCGTGGCAGGCTTCGGCGGCTTCCGGCAGAGACCTTATTTCGAGGCACAGGCAGGCGCAGAGAATGCTCCAAAAGTGCAATTCTAA
- a CDS encoding response regulator, protein MSAQHIHILYVDDEIHNLNAFKASFRRLYTVYTATSAEEAEEVLAKQEIHIIISDQRMPKMTGIEFFESILDKYPEPIRMLLTGYADINAVIDAINKGQVYKYFSKPWNDDELKQNIDKAYEVYSLRKENKELTAKLLDVNEKLEFLLRQKLIS, encoded by the coding sequence ATGAGTGCACAACACATCCATATCCTGTATGTTGATGATGAGATACACAATTTAAATGCTTTTAAGGCATCATTCCGTAGGCTCTATACAGTGTATACAGCTACTTCGGCAGAGGAGGCGGAAGAGGTGCTGGCCAAGCAGGAAATACACATCATCATTTCCGATCAGCGGATGCCCAAAATGACGGGAATTGAGTTCTTCGAATCGATTCTCGATAAATATCCGGAACCTATCCGGATGCTGTTAACCGGTTATGCTGATATCAATGCCGTGATAGATGCCATCAATAAAGGGCAGGTATACAAATACTTTTCAAAACCCTGGAATGATGATGAGCTGAAGCAGAATATAGATAAGGCATATGAAGTTTACTCCCTCCGGAAAGAGAATAAAGAGTTAACAGCCAAATTGCTGGATGTGAACGAGAAGCTTGAATTCCTGCTACGGCAGAAACTGATTTCCTGA
- a CDS encoding FecR family protein, which translates to MKYDQEYIYTLLLRKQLGELSEVEDTLLQKVIHTDEQVRKCYYEQEEAKLYTDNAFLDDLRVEHDWCKVAAILAPKPLHTRIFLFAKRNSAVAAAFVMGVACAACWLAYQQGYFQQPTTAPAYASMVYHQAPAPVQKAAPASIVLPADTTVRVSTNPAPLAGNEPSASSSDTATGDNNLLPGKQITHDSIYQSSAIEWNTLTVPPRTDYRIELSDGTEVHLNASSTLRFPFIFPGRTREVYLEGEAFFTVAHDPKHPFIVHTGTTSVIALGTEFNVNSYDHNIITTSLVTGSVVTDVGDSLDVTLKPGYEAIYKPGERFKVKRFDENVTLGWRDGIFRFQNKPLEDISPVMKRWFGLKVSFASPGIAALLISGDLDKDKPVADFLNGICREKGLDCKIYDGTIHFSVQKK; encoded by the coding sequence ATGAAATACGACCAAGAGTATATATACACATTACTCCTGCGTAAGCAACTGGGCGAATTAAGTGAAGTGGAAGATACGTTGCTGCAAAAGGTCATACACACCGATGAACAGGTCCGTAAATGCTATTATGAACAGGAAGAAGCTAAACTGTATACTGACAATGCTTTTCTTGACGATCTGCGGGTAGAACATGACTGGTGCAAAGTAGCAGCTATCCTTGCCCCTAAACCCTTACACACGAGGATTTTCCTGTTTGCAAAGCGGAACAGCGCTGTTGCAGCGGCTTTTGTTATGGGCGTTGCATGTGCGGCCTGCTGGCTGGCCTACCAACAGGGCTATTTCCAGCAGCCTACTACAGCCCCGGCGTATGCATCTATGGTATACCATCAGGCGCCGGCGCCGGTACAAAAAGCTGCCCCGGCATCCATTGTATTACCGGCCGATACCACCGTTCGCGTTAGCACCAACCCGGCGCCGCTGGCGGGTAATGAGCCCTCAGCATCTTCATCAGATACTGCAACCGGCGATAATAATTTGCTACCCGGCAAACAGATCACACACGACAGCATCTACCAAAGCAGCGCCATAGAATGGAACACGCTGACAGTGCCTCCCAGGACGGATTACAGGATCGAGCTCTCCGACGGAACGGAAGTACATCTCAACGCCAGTTCCACCCTGCGGTTTCCCTTCATATTCCCCGGCAGGACCAGGGAGGTGTACCTGGAGGGAGAAGCATTTTTCACCGTGGCGCACGATCCGAAGCACCCCTTTATTGTACATACGGGCACCACATCCGTGATCGCGCTGGGCACGGAGTTTAACGTAAATTCTTACGATCATAACATTATCACAACCTCCCTTGTCACAGGCAGTGTGGTAACAGATGTAGGCGATAGTCTGGATGTAACCCTGAAACCGGGCTATGAGGCCATTTACAAACCGGGTGAACGCTTTAAGGTAAAACGTTTCGACGAGAACGTTACCCTCGGCTGGAGAGATGGGATCTTCCGTTTTCAGAATAAACCGCTGGAAGATATAAGTCCCGTTATGAAGCGCTGGTTTGGCCTGAAGGTATCATTTGCAAGTCCCGGTATCGCTGCTCTGCTTATTTCCGGTGATCTTGACAAGGATAAACCCGTTGCGGACTTTCTGAATGGCATCTGCCGGGAAAAAGGCCTTGACTGCAAGATCTATGACGGCACCATTCACTTTAGCGTACAGAAAAAATAG
- a CDS encoding dipeptidase, whose product MQVWKDYQVTHKDRFLEELLELLRIPSVSADSSFSKDVKACAEAVKLRLEEAGADKVEICPTAGHPIVYGEKIIDPALPTVLVYGHYDVQPADPLELWHSGPFEPVIKDEKIYARGSADDKGQFYMHVKAFETMSKTNTLPCNIKFMIEGEEEVGSANLGIFIKDNKERLKADVVLISDTAMLSLENPSLDTGLRGLSYMEVEVTGPNRDLHSGVYGGAVANPATILCKMIASMHDENNHITIPGFYDKVQELSQEERAALNAAPFDEAEYKADLGVDDLWGEKGYTTIERTGIRPTLEVNGIWGGYTGEGSKTVLPSKASAKISMRLVPNQDWKEISALFQAHFEKIAPKSVKVKVTTHHGGSPYVTPTDHVAFKAASEAIRATFGKGPIPMRGGGSIPIVALFEKELGLKTILMGFGLDSDNLHSPNEKYGLANFYKGIETIPYFHKYFAEMSK is encoded by the coding sequence ATGCAAGTTTGGAAAGATTATCAGGTTACACACAAAGATCGTTTCCTCGAAGAACTGCTGGAATTGCTGCGCATCCCTTCTGTTAGTGCTGACTCCTCCTTCAGCAAGGATGTTAAAGCCTGTGCGGAAGCTGTGAAACTGCGCCTGGAAGAAGCCGGCGCCGACAAGGTAGAGATTTGCCCTACTGCGGGTCATCCTATAGTATATGGTGAAAAGATCATAGATCCTGCACTGCCTACAGTACTGGTATACGGGCACTATGACGTACAGCCTGCGGACCCGCTGGAACTCTGGCACAGTGGTCCCTTTGAACCCGTTATCAAAGACGAAAAGATCTATGCCCGTGGCAGCGCGGACGACAAAGGACAGTTTTACATGCACGTGAAGGCCTTTGAAACCATGTCCAAAACCAACACCTTACCCTGCAATATCAAATTCATGATCGAAGGAGAGGAGGAAGTTGGATCTGCAAACCTGGGGATCTTCATCAAAGACAATAAGGAAAGACTGAAAGCTGACGTAGTGCTGATCTCCGACACAGCCATGCTCAGCCTGGAAAACCCGTCACTGGATACCGGCCTGCGTGGCCTCTCCTATATGGAAGTGGAAGTGACGGGCCCTAACCGTGACCTGCACAGCGGCGTTTATGGCGGCGCGGTAGCCAATCCTGCCACCATCCTGTGTAAGATGATCGCTTCCATGCACGACGAAAATAACCACATCACCATACCAGGCTTCTACGACAAAGTACAGGAACTGAGCCAGGAAGAGCGTGCTGCACTGAACGCCGCTCCTTTCGATGAGGCGGAATATAAAGCCGACCTGGGCGTGGATGACCTGTGGGGTGAAAAAGGATATACCACTATCGAGCGTACCGGCATCCGTCCAACACTGGAAGTGAATGGTATCTGGGGTGGTTATACCGGTGAGGGCTCTAAAACAGTACTGCCATCAAAGGCTTCTGCCAAGATCTCCATGCGCCTGGTGCCTAACCAGGACTGGAAAGAGATCTCTGCATTGTTCCAGGCACATTTTGAAAAGATCGCTCCGAAAAGCGTAAAAGTAAAGGTAACCACCCATCATGGCGGCAGCCCTTATGTAACACCGACCGATCACGTAGCATTCAAGGCGGCCAGTGAGGCCATCAGGGCTACCTTCGGTAAAGGCCCTATCCCAATGCGTGGCGGTGGAAGTATTCCTATCGTAGCACTGTTCGAGAAGGAACTGGGCCTGAAGACCATCCTCATGGGCTTTGGTCTGGACAGCGACAACCTGCACTCTCCAAACGAAAAGTATGGCCTGGCCAACTTCTATAAAGGAATTGAGACCATTCCGTACTTCCACAAGTATTTCGCAGAAATGAGCAAATAG
- a CDS encoding RNA-binding S4 domain-containing protein → MKEVEKVRIDKYLWSIRIFKTRSLASAGCESGRVKMNGAAVKAARSVAINDVYEIRTEGRKWVIQVTGLLANRVQYTEAIKYYNDITPEEDKHEQRQASVFQTGKRPSKIGRPTKKERRELDDFMGGEEEDF, encoded by the coding sequence ATGAAAGAAGTAGAAAAAGTACGTATTGACAAATACCTCTGGTCTATCAGGATCTTTAAGACCCGTTCCCTGGCCTCCGCAGGCTGTGAATCGGGAAGGGTAAAAATGAATGGCGCGGCGGTAAAAGCTGCCCGGTCTGTGGCCATTAACGATGTTTATGAGATCAGGACCGAGGGACGCAAATGGGTGATACAGGTGACCGGCCTGCTGGCGAACCGTGTACAGTACACTGAGGCTATCAAGTATTATAATGATATCACTCCCGAAGAAGATAAACATGAACAACGTCAGGCTTCCGTATTCCAGACCGGTAAACGCCCTAGCAAGATCGGCCGCCCCACCAAGAAGGAGCGTCGCGAGCTGGACGACTTTATGGGAGGAGAAGAAGAAGATTTCTAA
- the lysA gene encoding diaminopimelate decarboxylase, whose translation MSKQSDLLSADFLVKVAEEFGTPVYVYHAEKIKIQYEKLQNAFQKTDARFFYACKALTNINILKYINSLGCGLDTVSIQEVLLGLKAGFVPDNIIFTPNCVDLDEIIAAKELGVHINIDNISILEQFGNRFGDTYPICIRLNPHIMAGGNYKISTGHVDSKFGISIHQLRHIERIVKSTRLKVTGLHMHTGSEIKDVDVFLRGVEIMFEQAVHFPDLEFIDLGSGFKVAYQSGDPETDINLLGKKLSEAFNKFTKTYNRPLQVWFEPGKFLVSQCGYFIVKANVIKQTTATVFVGVNSGFNHLIRPMFYDAFHLIRNISNPKGTERIYTVVGNICETDTFGWDRKLNEVKEGDYLVFYNAGAYGFEMSSNFNSRLKPAEVLVKDGKAQLIRKRDVLEDLLRNQIEL comes from the coding sequence ATGTCTAAGCAAAGCGATCTTCTCTCAGCCGACTTCCTCGTGAAAGTGGCAGAAGAATTTGGAACACCGGTATATGTATATCACGCCGAAAAAATAAAGATCCAGTACGAAAAGCTGCAAAACGCTTTCCAAAAAACGGATGCCCGCTTTTTCTATGCCTGTAAAGCACTTACCAATATCAACATCCTGAAGTATATCAACTCCCTGGGTTGCGGACTGGATACTGTATCCATCCAGGAAGTGCTGCTGGGCCTGAAAGCCGGGTTTGTGCCTGATAACATCATCTTCACCCCTAACTGTGTGGACCTGGACGAGATCATCGCTGCAAAAGAACTGGGAGTTCATATTAACATCGACAATATATCCATCCTGGAGCAGTTCGGTAACCGTTTTGGTGATACTTATCCTATCTGTATCCGCCTCAACCCACACATCATGGCCGGTGGGAACTATAAGATCTCTACCGGGCACGTGGACAGCAAATTCGGTATCTCCATTCATCAGCTGCGCCATATCGAGCGTATCGTGAAAAGCACCAGGCTGAAAGTGACCGGCCTGCATATGCACACTGGTTCCGAGATCAAGGATGTGGACGTATTCCTGCGCGGCGTGGAGATCATGTTCGAACAGGCCGTGCATTTCCCCGACCTGGAATTCATTGACCTGGGTAGCGGTTTTAAAGTAGCTTATCAGTCCGGCGACCCGGAAACAGATATTAACCTGCTGGGTAAAAAGCTGTCAGAAGCTTTCAATAAATTCACCAAGACCTATAACCGTCCTTTGCAGGTATGGTTTGAGCCGGGTAAATTCCTGGTGAGCCAGTGCGGTTATTTCATCGTAAAAGCCAATGTGATCAAGCAAACAACGGCTACCGTGTTCGTAGGCGTGAATTCAGGTTTCAACCACCTGATCAGGCCAATGTTCTACGACGCTTTCCACCTTATCCGCAATATTTCCAATCCTAAAGGAACAGAGCGTATCTATACCGTGGTGGGAAACATCTGTGAAACAGATACTTTTGGCTGGGACCGTAAGCTGAATGAAGTAAAAGAGGGGGATTACCTGGTGTTTTACAATGCCGGCGCCTATGGCTTTGAAATGTCCTCCAATTTCAATTCACGCCTGAAACCGGCTGAAGTACTGGTGAAAGATGGCAAGGCGCAGCTCATCCGTAAGCGGGATGTACTGGAGGACCTGTTACGTAACCAGATCGAGTTATAA
- a CDS encoding GAF domain-containing protein, which yields MKVLSANSEVFKEEEVMIDSHISFGPYVKFLKEKAAKTSDARAAYYQKIVKQFEGNPALLGPIAGADDLSAYQEYLDLIIATIFPVTVDMEKDIYGIGVPHKFAIFYYSDLFKKLFAANGDKLVAVPEGISVEKVKRDKLEWLYKLLLEKVYGFPMDYQNEIIHHVTLPDSNGLKKYVKLHIDARFVDVKVKGEIPNLKYDNICRQHFSLETLQELLPLSNFALEGFVIWTIQDVTKDEVQNTMKNLILNMHDGNEQQTYRRMEEELESLIQQEDVSVHIVPIPKINGRYVLECELCESGVMLGVINNGKQQQQLFQQLLEHLERSKDPLLIPDVTDATLLSYPFLRYLPLKGIRSYLMAPVWYEGQLLGIVEIASSQPNKVTAETIGKAYPGHPQIMMLLTRGADIVNNRIVQVIKEQFTALQPSVEWKFTDAAWHYLHTPKEDRKDIGNISFEDVYPLYGAVDIRNSSTERSNAIHEDLREQLLLIRETLDYIGNTIYLPLLEELKFKNDELITGITSGMLSEDELKTNNYLDEEIGPLFHHLHDSHPELQPVLERYFSLVDTSEGHILHHRQEYEESLAKINAKINKYLDKEKENIQHSFPCYFEKYRTDGVEYNIYIGQAIAQNRKFDLLYLRNLRLWQLSSMAEIAKMTNKLKDTLKVPLQTTQLILVHSNPIDISFRQDERRFDVEGAYNIRYEIMKKRIDKVHIRQTGKRLTQPGTISIVYAYAKEMEEYLKYITFLQNKGVLAAEVEMLDLEDLQGVSGLRALRVKVNMD from the coding sequence ATGAAAGTTTTATCAGCTAACTCCGAAGTGTTCAAGGAAGAGGAAGTAATGATAGACAGCCATATCTCATTTGGACCTTACGTTAAGTTTCTGAAAGAAAAGGCTGCTAAAACCTCGGATGCGCGTGCTGCTTACTATCAGAAGATAGTTAAACAGTTTGAAGGTAACCCTGCTCTACTAGGCCCCATAGCCGGTGCCGACGACCTGTCTGCTTACCAGGAATATCTCGATCTGATCATTGCAACCATTTTCCCTGTCACTGTCGACATGGAAAAAGATATATATGGCATAGGCGTTCCACACAAGTTTGCCATCTTTTACTACTCTGACCTGTTCAAGAAGCTCTTTGCCGCCAATGGCGATAAGCTGGTGGCAGTACCGGAAGGAATCTCCGTCGAGAAGGTAAAAAGAGACAAACTGGAATGGTTATACAAGCTCTTACTTGAAAAAGTATATGGGTTCCCGATGGATTATCAGAATGAGATCATCCATCATGTGACCCTGCCCGACAGTAACGGGCTGAAGAAGTATGTTAAATTACATATTGATGCACGTTTCGTAGATGTAAAAGTAAAAGGAGAAATTCCCAACCTGAAGTATGATAACATCTGCCGGCAGCATTTCTCTCTTGAAACTTTACAGGAACTGCTGCCACTGAGCAATTTCGCACTGGAAGGTTTTGTGATCTGGACCATACAGGATGTTACAAAAGATGAAGTGCAGAACACCATGAAGAACCTGATCCTTAACATGCACGACGGTAATGAGCAACAGACCTACCGCCGCATGGAAGAGGAACTGGAATCTTTGATACAGCAGGAGGACGTGAGCGTGCATATCGTTCCCATTCCCAAGATTAATGGCCGGTATGTACTGGAATGTGAGCTCTGTGAAAGTGGCGTCATGTTGGGTGTGATCAATAATGGCAAACAACAGCAGCAACTGTTTCAGCAATTGCTGGAACACCTGGAGCGTAGTAAAGATCCTTTACTGATCCCGGATGTGACAGATGCTACCCTGTTGTCTTACCCTTTCCTGCGCTACCTGCCGCTGAAAGGTATCAGGAGCTACCTGATGGCGCCTGTATGGTATGAAGGTCAGTTACTGGGGATTGTTGAAATAGCGTCTTCCCAGCCTAATAAGGTCACCGCGGAAACGATCGGCAAAGCATATCCTGGTCATCCGCAGATCATGATGCTGCTGACAAGAGGCGCCGATATCGTGAATAACCGCATCGTCCAGGTGATAAAGGAGCAGTTCACTGCCCTTCAGCCTTCGGTAGAATGGAAATTTACGGATGCCGCCTGGCATTACCTGCATACACCGAAAGAAGATCGCAAGGACATCGGCAACATCTCTTTCGAAGATGTCTATCCTTTATACGGTGCTGTTGATATCAGGAACTCATCTACAGAACGCAGCAATGCGATCCATGAAGACCTGCGCGAACAGTTGCTGCTGATCAGGGAAACGCTTGATTATATCGGTAATACGATCTACCTGCCATTGCTGGAAGAACTGAAGTTCAAGAATGATGAGCTGATCACTGGTATCACCAGCGGCATGTTGTCTGAAGACGAGCTGAAGACGAACAATTACCTGGATGAAGAGATCGGGCCATTGTTCCATCACCTGCATGACAGTCACCCTGAATTGCAGCCGGTACTGGAACGGTATTTCTCCCTGGTAGATACTTCAGAAGGCCATATCCTGCATCACCGCCAGGAGTATGAAGAGAGCCTGGCAAAGATCAACGCGAAGATCAATAAGTACCTCGATAAAGAGAAGGAGAATATTCAGCATTCCTTCCCCTGCTATTTTGAGAAGTACCGTACCGATGGCGTAGAGTACAATATTTACATCGGACAGGCTATTGCCCAGAACCGTAAGTTCGACCTGTTGTACCTGCGTAACCTTCGCCTATGGCAGCTTTCTTCCATGGCAGAGATCGCGAAAATGACGAATAAGCTGAAAGATACGCTGAAAGTACCTTTACAGACCACACAGCTGATACTGGTACACAGCAATCCGATAGATATCAGCTTCCGCCAGGATGAACGCCGCTTTGACGTGGAAGGTGCTTATAATATCCGTTATGAGATCATGAAGAAACGGATAGATAAAGTGCATATCCGTCAGACGGGTAAGCGCCTGACACAGCCGGGTACTATCTCTATCGTATACGCCTATGCGAAGGAAATGGAAGAATACCTGAAGTATATCACTTTCCTGCAGAATAAGGGTGTATTGGCGGCTGAAGTGGAAATGCTCGATCTGGAAGACCTGCAGGGAGTAAGCGGTCTGAGGGCATTACGTGTGAAGGTGAATATGGACTAA